One window of the Niallia circulans genome contains the following:
- a CDS encoding hemolysin family protein, whose amino-acid sequence MGILVLVILIALNAFFAAAEIALISLNDNKIKHMADTGHKKAIIVHKLLSEPSKFLATIQIGITLAGFLASAFAADSFSGHLTELFLRMGIPLSKGLLDSISVIIITLLLSYFTLVFGELVPKRVALKKAEGIAMFAASPLTMLSKITAPFVAFLTFSTNLVARLFSVRPDDEEEEVTEEDIKMMIDVGNERGSIDEDERMMIHNIFELDNKDVTDIMTHRSNMVAIPSHYTLKEIATLVNREMYTRYPVYEGNMDNIIGILHSKDLLAYMGKEETSFQLSKIIREPYFVLESKRIDELFIQMQKNNVLFAIVVDEYGGTDGIVTMEDLVEEIVGNIFDEYDEPKPPEIKIIGEHTYLLQGTISLDDVQELLKITLPIEIYDTLSGFLISKIGYIPNENEKPTILFNNFEFQVEEIVDRRISQVKVTKIIEEQFPSNTSLET is encoded by the coding sequence TTGGGCATTTTAGTTCTGGTCATCTTAATTGCTTTAAACGCTTTCTTTGCTGCAGCAGAAATTGCGCTCATTTCCTTAAATGACAATAAAATTAAACATATGGCTGACACAGGTCATAAGAAGGCTATAATAGTCCATAAATTGCTGTCAGAGCCGAGTAAATTTCTGGCGACAATCCAAATTGGAATTACTTTAGCAGGATTTCTAGCCAGTGCCTTTGCCGCGGACAGCTTTTCTGGTCACTTAACAGAGTTATTTTTAAGGATGGGGATTCCTCTCTCTAAAGGTTTGCTTGATTCTATTTCCGTCATTATTATTACACTGTTATTATCTTATTTCACGCTTGTTTTTGGTGAGTTAGTTCCTAAACGAGTTGCTTTGAAGAAAGCAGAGGGAATTGCGATGTTCGCTGCAAGTCCTCTAACAATGCTTTCTAAAATAACAGCACCATTTGTCGCGTTCTTAACTTTCTCTACTAATTTAGTTGCACGGCTTTTCAGCGTTCGTCCAGATGATGAAGAGGAGGAAGTAACAGAAGAAGATATAAAAATGATGATAGATGTAGGAAATGAAAGAGGAAGTATTGATGAAGATGAGCGAATGATGATACATAATATTTTTGAATTGGATAATAAAGATGTCACAGATATTATGACCCATCGCTCTAATATGGTAGCTATTCCTTCCCATTATACGTTAAAAGAGATAGCTACTCTTGTGAATCGTGAAATGTATACTCGCTATCCCGTATATGAGGGAAATATGGATAATATTATCGGTATCCTCCATTCTAAAGATCTTTTAGCATATATGGGGAAAGAAGAGACCTCTTTTCAACTAAGTAAGATTATTCGCGAACCATATTTTGTATTAGAATCAAAAAGAATTGATGAACTATTTATCCAGATGCAAAAAAATAATGTCCTTTTCGCAATTGTCGTTGATGAATACGGTGGAACAGACGGTATTGTGACAATGGAGGATTTAGTGGAAGAAATCGTCGGCAATATTTTTGATGAATATGATGAACCAAAACCTCCTGAGATTAAGATTATCGGGGAACATACCTATTTATTGCAAGGGACTATCAGTCTAGATGATGTGCAAGAATTATTGAAAATTACCTTGCCGATAGAAATTTATGATACATTGAGTGGTTTTCTCATCAGTAAGATTGGCTATATTCCTAACGAGAATGAAAAACCAACCATCCTCTTTAACAATTTCGAATTTCAAGTCGAGGAAATTGTGGACCGCAGAATCAGCCAAGTGAAGGTTACAAAAATAATCGAAGAGCAGTTCCCATCAAATACTTCTTTAGAAACATAA
- a CDS encoding ABC transporter permease, translating into MLWQMIKKELLLIWRRPRELVVLLLMPFVLITILGSALGALDNDSEVEVKAKLAVVVEDQEQQAQQEIIEKINQSPLSNQEKNAKIAHIQALQPIATFMKAVGESPDLKKFLSVTEYNDRTKVKEKDFDGVLLIPEGFTSDFYTNFLEEETDLPSWIIKTKNQESLQATIIEDILANYQKEWTYLKTAQDLQIDYSTLVSEKANGQIKNIEKKKEISAFAYYGVGMSVMFVFYISTTVAGFAYQQKEELLYERILLANVPKIMFFAGIFISAFILSFLQQTILFSLIALIYGVVFSSMINQLIVILTVNLMAAAFATIATAISFAAKSRNVESIFSSLIVPILAFIGGSFFNVSAIGGFMETLGEYSPGGAALTAYLKAYQGYPLVDLWSHLKAILLFSLALLLISGITLKTRGGVRR; encoded by the coding sequence ATGCTTTGGCAAATGATAAAAAAAGAATTATTACTGATTTGGAGAAGACCCCGAGAGCTGGTTGTCTTGTTGTTAATGCCATTTGTGCTTATCACGATTCTTGGCAGCGCATTAGGAGCTTTGGATAATGATAGCGAAGTGGAAGTAAAAGCGAAGCTAGCTGTGGTGGTAGAGGATCAAGAACAGCAAGCCCAACAAGAAATAATAGAAAAAATAAACCAGTCTCCTTTAAGCAATCAAGAGAAAAATGCAAAAATAGCGCATATTCAGGCTCTGCAGCCGATAGCTACATTTATGAAAGCAGTCGGGGAAAGTCCTGATTTGAAGAAATTCCTTTCCGTTACGGAATATAATGACCGGACCAAAGTAAAGGAAAAGGATTTTGACGGTGTATTATTGATTCCCGAAGGATTTACTTCTGACTTTTATACGAATTTTTTAGAGGAAGAAACCGATCTTCCATCGTGGATAATAAAGACAAAAAACCAAGAGTCCCTTCAGGCAACTATTATTGAGGATATTTTGGCGAATTATCAAAAAGAGTGGACGTATCTAAAGACAGCCCAAGATCTTCAAATTGATTATTCAACATTAGTTAGCGAAAAAGCAAATGGACAAATCAAAAATATCGAAAAGAAAAAGGAAATCAGCGCTTTTGCTTATTATGGAGTGGGCATGTCTGTGATGTTTGTATTCTATATATCTACAACGGTAGCAGGCTTTGCGTATCAGCAAAAAGAAGAGCTTTTGTATGAACGTATCTTACTAGCAAATGTTCCGAAAATCATGTTTTTTGCTGGTATTTTTATCTCAGCCTTTATTCTGTCTTTTTTACAGCAGACCATTCTGTTTAGCTTAATAGCATTGATTTATGGAGTCGTCTTTTCTAGTATGATAAATCAATTAATTGTTATTTTAACGGTAAATCTAATGGCAGCAGCATTTGCTACTATAGCAACTGCAATTTCCTTTGCTGCTAAGTCACGAAATGTGGAAAGTATTTTTTCTTCTTTAATTGTCCCTATTCTTGCGTTTATTGGCGGCAGCTTTTTTAATGTTAGTGCGATTGGTGGATTTATGGAAACATTAGGCGAATATTCTCCAGGAGGAGCAGCACTTACTGCCTATTTAAAAGCATATCAAGGCTACCCATTGGTGGATTTATGGAGCCATCTTAAAGCAATCCTCCTATTTTCTCTTGCTTTGCTGTTGATTAGTGGGATTACCTTGAAAACAAGAGGAGGGGTTCGCCGATGA
- a CDS encoding ABC transporter permease — protein MNAILWGKCKKFIRQPGGFIITSFICIVFAYLVGISSFTKVEVPVYTEHSEKTTDILEFLNQSESYSFVMYTEKEVKEQLAKGKTDMGVAINPDTYTMFRVADTSNVLMVQNYLQTYYANMLKEKALINEAADKEEAKRVLAHNKETPIIPVETEQTLTEKEASYNQSLQSLFGFTLFFCIFTVSFTVIEILRDKQNGIWDRFILSSTSKAQIYLGHLLFSFLIGYVQIIIIFLLFKYGLNIDFNGNFHLVFVLIIPYLYAIVALTILLTGLLKTPSQFNAFIPLVSVSFAMLGGAYWPIEIVTSKIMILLSKVVPITYGMELLKKGVIDSASWNDIMVPAGILCLMGTIMLGIGIQLIEKRHV, from the coding sequence ATGAATGCAATTTTATGGGGGAAATGTAAGAAATTTATCAGACAGCCGGGTGGATTTATTATAACCTCCTTCATTTGTATCGTTTTTGCTTATTTAGTTGGAATCTCCTCTTTCACAAAAGTAGAAGTGCCAGTTTATACAGAACACTCGGAGAAAACAACTGATATTCTAGAATTTTTAAATCAAAGTGAAAGTTATTCGTTTGTTATGTATACAGAAAAAGAAGTAAAGGAACAGTTAGCAAAAGGAAAAACAGATATGGGAGTGGCGATAAATCCAGATACTTATACTATGTTTCGAGTAGCTGATACGTCCAATGTATTAATGGTTCAAAATTATCTTCAAACCTATTATGCGAATATGCTTAAGGAAAAGGCGCTGATCAATGAAGCTGCGGATAAAGAAGAAGCTAAAAGGGTGCTTGCACATAATAAAGAGACACCAATTATACCTGTTGAAACAGAACAAACATTAACGGAAAAGGAAGCAAGCTATAATCAATCGCTCCAGTCGCTCTTTGGGTTTACTTTATTCTTTTGTATTTTTACCGTTTCCTTTACTGTTATTGAAATTCTAAGAGATAAACAAAATGGAATATGGGATCGATTTATCTTATCCTCTACTTCCAAAGCACAAATATATTTGGGGCATTTATTATTTAGTTTTTTAATAGGTTATGTCCAAATAATCATTATTTTTCTTCTTTTTAAGTATGGATTAAATATTGATTTTAATGGAAATTTCCATCTGGTATTTGTTCTAATCATTCCATATTTGTACGCTATTGTAGCATTGACTATTCTCTTAACAGGTCTTCTGAAAACACCAAGCCAGTTTAATGCCTTCATTCCGTTGGTATCTGTGAGCTTTGCGATGCTAGGCGGAGCTTACTGGCCAATCGAAATTGTTACATCCAAAATAATGATTTTGTTATCTAAAGTTGTTCCTATTACTTATGGAATGGAACTATTAAAAAAAGGTGTTATCGACAGTGCTTCTTGGAATGATATCATGGTTCCAGCAGGGATTCTTTGTTTGATGGGAACAATTATGCTAGGTATTGGTATTCAGCTTATAGAAAAAAGACATGTATAA
- a CDS encoding class I SAM-dependent methyltransferase: MKDINFHRYLEEINEKFSGWDFSSIYDTGRIQNSMISWSYGSKVISAMQEATAVLDMGTGGGEFLSLLKGYFPSTIYATEGYKPNVPIAKKKLESLGVRVMEVVDDNELPFPDNHFDLIINRHESYSEKEVKRILKPKGIFLTQQVGGLDCKEINDWFEVPLNPEFKEWKLSIALNQFPNAEWEVLEHQEEFPVQRFYDLGALIYYLKAIPWQVPDFSVEKYQNELYRLHQYIEKNGFFDASQSRFYLKMRKK, translated from the coding sequence GTGAAAGATATTAATTTTCATAGGTATTTAGAGGAAATAAACGAGAAGTTTTCAGGATGGGACTTTTCTAGCATTTATGATACAGGCAGAATCCAAAACAGCATGATTTCTTGGTCTTACGGGAGCAAAGTGATTTCTGCGATGCAGGAGGCCACAGCTGTATTGGATATGGGAACGGGGGGAGGAGAGTTTCTTTCTTTATTGAAAGGCTATTTTCCAAGTACCATTTATGCGACTGAAGGGTATAAGCCGAACGTACCGATTGCCAAAAAGAAGCTAGAGTCTTTAGGAGTGAGAGTGATGGAAGTGGTTGATGATAATGAATTGCCATTTCCCGATAATCATTTTGATTTAATCATTAATAGACATGAGTCTTACTCCGAGAAAGAAGTGAAAAGAATTTTAAAGCCAAAAGGTATTTTTCTTACCCAGCAAGTTGGAGGTTTAGATTGCAAGGAAATAAATGACTGGTTTGAAGTTCCGCTCAATCCTGAATTTAAAGAGTGGAAACTTTCCATTGCTCTCAACCAGTTTCCTAATGCTGAATGGGAGGTTCTGGAGCACCAGGAGGAGTTTCCTGTCCAGCGTTTCTATGACTTGGGCGCACTTATTTATTATTTAAAGGCGATACCTTGGCAAGTTCCTGATTTTAGTGTGGAAAAGTACCAAAATGAACTCTATCGTTTGCATCAGTACATCGAAAAAAACGGCTTTTTTGATGCCAGCCAATCTCGTTTTTATCTAAAGATGAGAAAGAAATAA
- a CDS encoding ABC transporter ATP-binding protein: MEEIITIKGLWKNYGAKEVLKGIDLHVSRGEIIGYIGPNGAGKSTTVKILLGIETYVKGEVKLFGKEINQNSIEYKRRIGYVPEIAEVYDNLTAYEYLTFIGQLYGMKVEFVDQKAQKLMELFGIGEVYHSRISSYSKGMRQKLLIISSVLHNPDILFLDEPINGLDANSVMIFKEILAQLASSGKTIFYSSHIMDVVEKISSRIILLNDGKVVVDGSFKELQAQNQQGSLEGIFNQLTGFYNHREIGESFVSVVQEVQT, from the coding sequence GTGGAAGAAATCATTACGATAAAAGGACTATGGAAAAACTATGGTGCAAAGGAAGTTTTAAAAGGAATAGATCTTCATGTTTCTCGAGGGGAGATTATTGGATATATTGGACCAAATGGGGCTGGGAAAAGTACCACTGTTAAGATTCTTCTTGGGATTGAAACGTATGTCAAAGGGGAAGTAAAACTTTTTGGTAAGGAGATTAACCAAAATTCTATCGAATATAAACGGAGAATTGGTTATGTGCCAGAGATAGCAGAGGTTTATGATAATTTAACTGCATATGAGTATTTAACCTTTATTGGTCAATTGTATGGGATGAAGGTTGAATTTGTTGATCAAAAAGCCCAAAAGTTAATGGAACTCTTTGGAATTGGGGAGGTCTATCATTCAAGAATATCTTCTTATTCAAAAGGAATGCGGCAAAAACTACTAATTATTTCTAGCGTTTTGCATAATCCGGATATTTTATTTCTAGATGAACCCATCAATGGGCTTGATGCCAATAGTGTGATGATATTTAAAGAAATTCTTGCACAGCTGGCATCCTCTGGCAAAACAATCTTTTATTCTTCGCATATTATGGATGTGGTAGAAAAGATAAGCAGTCGGATTATTTTATTAAATGACGGAAAGGTTGTAGTAGATGGAAGCTTTAAAGAGCTGCAGGCACAAAATCAACAAGGTAGTTTAGAAGGTATCTTTAACCAACTTACAGGCTTTTATAATCATAGAGAAATAGGTGAATCCTTTGTGTCTGTTGTGCAAGAGGTGCAGACATGA
- a CDS encoding ABC transporter ATP-binding protein produces the protein MLEIMNLSKSFKGKQVVNSVNLYLERGEIVGLLGPNGAGKSTTISMISSLVSPQEGDVRLNNESILKTPQALRKVLGVVPQELAVYMDLSARENLLFFGKMHRIPKKILQKRVDEVLEIIGLKEREKDLVKTFSGGMKRRLNIGVALIHEPEIIIMDEPTVGIDPQSRNYILETVKRLNKEKQMTVLYTSHYMEEVEFLCNRIYIMDHGEIIASGTKEDIKNILSAETAINIKVEIVKHEFTEALRHLESIKNISIQQSVITVIVPREVNLLKDILRIAEEQKTNVLSVNIEAPTLEDVFLHLTGRQLRD, from the coding sequence TTGTTAGAAATAATGAATTTATCTAAATCATTTAAAGGGAAGCAAGTTGTGAATTCTGTCAATTTATATTTAGAGCGTGGAGAAATTGTAGGCTTACTTGGACCGAATGGTGCAGGTAAATCTACAACAATATCTATGATATCTTCTTTGGTTTCTCCTCAAGAGGGGGACGTACGTTTAAATAATGAAAGTATTTTAAAAACACCGCAGGCTTTACGGAAGGTTCTTGGAGTAGTACCACAAGAACTTGCTGTTTATATGGATTTATCTGCTCGAGAAAACTTACTATTTTTCGGTAAAATGCATCGTATTCCTAAAAAAATTTTACAGAAGAGAGTAGATGAAGTTCTTGAAATAATTGGTTTAAAAGAACGGGAAAAGGATTTGGTCAAAACCTTCTCAGGCGGAATGAAACGAAGATTAAATATTGGTGTTGCTTTAATCCATGAACCAGAAATTATTATTATGGATGAACCAACTGTTGGAATTGATCCACAATCCAGAAATTATATTTTAGAAACAGTAAAAAGACTAAATAAGGAAAAGCAAATGACAGTTCTTTATACAAGTCATTATATGGAAGAAGTAGAGTTTCTTTGTAATCGAATTTATATTATGGACCATGGTGAAATCATTGCTTCGGGAACGAAGGAGGATATTAAAAATATTCTTTCGGCAGAAACAGCCATTAACATTAAGGTGGAAATCGTCAAACATGAATTTACAGAAGCCCTCCGTCATCTTGAAAGCATTAAGAATATCTCGATTCAACAATCAGTGATTACGGTTATTGTACCAAGGGAAGTGAATTTGTTAAAAGATATATTGCGGATTGCCGAAGAACAGAAGACAAATGTACTCTCTGTAAATATTGAGGCGCCTACTTTAGAAGATGTGTTCTTGCATTTAACAGGCCGTCAATTAAGAGATTAG